From Xenopus laevis strain J_2021 chromosome 7L, Xenopus_laevis_v10.1, whole genome shotgun sequence, one genomic window encodes:
- the LOC108697058 gene encoding chemokine-like receptor 1, which produces MNSTTDLEDAELRHVMQVLVTVIFSFIFLLGMMGNGTVIWITSCRLRRTINTVWFFNLALADFISTFLVLVTVLYLLLDLHWPFGPILCKLVNCIFGLSIYASILLLTAISIDRCVFVLFPVWCQNYRNPRLAATTCLVIWVLSVALVPGSYTLSEMSTEKNRSSCKNLDVFEDWEKREAGIFTVCIFLYQFLVPLSIILISYTILLLTLHKKKLNRSSKPLLVVTGVVFSFFLCWLPYHALAMGRVFLGGLPLWVSLVGVPLSKCLAMFNSCINPILYVFVGREFKDEVKRSLTQVFKSAFEELPQ; this is translated from the coding sequence ATGAACTCCACAACGGATTTAGAAGATGCGGAGCTGCGTCATGTCATGCAGGTGCTGGTCACTGTGATCTTCAGCTTTATTTTCCTACTGGGAATGATGGGCAATGGGACCGTCATTTGGATCACAAGTTGCCGCCTTCGAAGGACAATCAACACAGTTTGGTTTTTCAACCTGGCACTGGCTGATTTTATTTCCACTTTCCTGGTTCTGGTCACCGTCCTTTATTTGCTACTGGACTTGCACTGGCCATTTGGCCCCATTCTTTGCAAGTTAGTCAACTGCATCTTTGGACTCAGTATCTATGCCAGCATTCTCCTGCTTACTGCCATCAGTATTGACCGCTGTGTGTTTGTCCTCTTCCCAGTGTGGTGCCAAAATTACCGCAATCCAAGGTTGGCAGCCACTACATGCTTGGTCATTTGGGTTCTTTCTGTGGCTCTAGTTCCTGGCTCCTACACCTTATCAGAGATGTCCACAGAGAAGAACCGAAGTTCTTGCAAAAACCTTGATGTTTTTGAAGACTGGGAAAAAAGGGAGGCTGGTATCTTCACCGTTTGCATCTTCCTCTACCAATTTTTGGTCCCCTTGAGCATAATACTTATTTCGTATACAATCCTCCTACTTACTCTTCACAAGAAGAAACTTAACAGGTCTAGCAAACCTTTGCTTGTTGTTACAGGggtggttttctcattttttttatgttggcTTCCATATCACGCTTTGGCAATGGGTCGTGTTTTCCTAGGGGGGCTTCCGCTTTGGGTCAGTCTGGTTGGTGTGCCGCTGTCCAAGTGCTTGGCAATGTTTAACAGCTGCATTAACCCAATACTCTATGTTTTTGTTGGTCGAGAGTTTAAAGATGAAGTTAAGCGATCACTAACACAAGTTTTTAAATCTGCTTTTGAGGAACTGCCCCAATAA